In a single window of the Esox lucius isolate fEsoLuc1 chromosome 22, fEsoLuc1.pri, whole genome shotgun sequence genome:
- the tgfbrap1 gene encoding transforming growth factor-beta receptor-associated protein 1 homolog, which yields MSVKAFELVPAVDREQLMGDKARISIECIECCGKHLYVGTNDCFIHHFLLEEHTTTKGTLSYSVQKLLVMYLGQKKPVEALKAASALERLIVLCDATLSMVDMVTLEAVPSGGAKVKGVAAFCVNENPVIGDPFCVEIGVISARKRAVQVYMVYEDRVQLVKEVNTPQQPCAVSLDGYFLCLALSSQYMILNYSTGAAQDLFPYDSEERKPIVKRIGREEFLLAAPGGLGMFANAEGMSQRAPVNWSESVIGAAVCFPYVVALDEGFITIHSMLDQQLKQTLSFRDGHILQDFEGKVVLASTKAVYVLVPLPLERQVQDLLAGHRVEEALTLTEGARRNIPKDRFQVLYKRILQQAGFIQFGQLQFLEAEEHFRKGQLDVRELISLYPLLLPSSSSFTRCHPPLHQFADLNHLAQGDQEKVQRCKRFLISYLGEVRSTEGANGCREDVDTALLKLYAEQDHESLLDLLASPNACLLADSAPWLEKHHKYFALGLLYHYNGQDAAAVQLWVRVVNGELQDSTRTDLYEYIVDFLSFCSNLDLVWKYADWALQRDQTIGVQIFTKRPVGKNQSKDQPCQVNPDDVVTYLGKHSQALLLYLEHLVLEKQIQREQFHTQLALLYTDRVLSALNQSPGLEAQLVVARDKLQFLLRESSLYRVHLLLGKIQPCDQLLLEQATLHGKLEEHDKALHILVYQLKNFPAAEDYCVWGSASQGPAYRQHLYHLLLGVYLDLDAPGRGAGAGGGELEVAAVDLLNRHGELFDAVRVLDLIPEGWSLELLRPFLVRALRGTMHARRTSQVSLGLARSENLQLQHDRLKQRGGPVLLSDKKGCHLCHNTFTGPDCVCLPGGRPVHTHCAAERVVRDSPAKRRLANASNHT from the exons ATGAGTGTGAAGGCTTTTGAGCTGGTCCCCGCCGTGGACCGGGAGCAGCTGATGGGGGACAAGGCCCGCATCAGCATCGAGTGCATCGAGTGCTGTGGCAAACACCTCTACGTAGGCACCAACGATTGTTTCATACACCACTTCCTGTTGGAGGAGCACACCACGACCAAGGGGACGCTGTCCTACTCCGTCCAGAAGCTGCTGGTCATGTACCTGGGCCAGAAGAAGCCCGTCGAGGCGCTGAAGGCCGCGTCGGCACTGGAACGCCTCATCGTGCTCTGCGACGCCACGCTCAGCATGGTCGACATGGTAACCCTGGAAGCTGTGCCCTCAGGCGGGGCCAAAGTCAAGGGAGTGGCCGCGTTCTGCGTCAACGAGAACCCGGTGATCGGGGACCCGTTCTGCGTGGAGATCGGGGTGATCTCGGCCCGGAAGAGAGCCGTCCAGGTGTACATGGTGTACGAGGACCGTGTGCAGTTGGTCAAGGAGGTCAACACGCCACAGCAGCCATGTGCCGTCAGCCTGGACGGCTACTTCCTGTGCCTGGCGCTCTCTTCGCAGTACATGATCCTCAACTACAGCACAGGAGCCGCCCAGGACCTTTTCCCTTACGACAGCGAGGAAAGGAAGCCCATCGTCAAGAGGATAGGCAGAGAGGAGTTCCTCTTGGCTGCCCCCGGTGGCCTGG GGATGTTTGCCAACGCGGAAGGCATGTCCCAGCGGGCACCAGTGAACTGGTCGGAGAGTGTGATAGGAGCGGCTGTGTGTTTTCCCTATGTGGTGGCGTTAGATGAGGGCTTCATCACCATCCACAGCATGCTGGACCAGCAACTCAAACAGACCCTGTCCTTCAGAGATGGACACATTCTACAGGACTTTGAAG GTAAGGTGGTACTGGCCTCCACTAAGGCTGTGTACGTGCTGGTGCCCCTCCCACTAGAGAGACAGGTCCAGGATCTGCTTGCCGGACACAGAGTGGAGGAGGCCCTAACCCTCACAGAGGGAGCTAGGAGAAATATCCCCAAAGACCGATTCCAG GTTTTGTACAAAAGGATCCTCCAGCAAGCTGGGTTCATACAGTTCGGACAGCTTCAGTTTTTAGAAGCAGAGGAACACTTCAGGAAGGGTCAGCTGGACGTCCGGGAGCTGATCTCCCTCTACCCCCTGCTcctcccctcctcatcctccttcaCCCGCTGCCACCCGCCGCTCCACCAGTTTGCCGACCTCAACCACCTGGCGCAGGGGGACCAGGAGAAAGTTCAGCGGTGCAAGAG GTTCCTTATTTCGTACCTGGGCGAGGTACGGAGCACAGAGGGGGCTAACGGCTGCCGGGAAGACGTGGACACGGCTCTGTTGAAGCTCTATGCGGAGCAGGATCATGAAAGTCTGCTGGACTTGCTGGCTTCCCCCAATGCCTGTCTACTGGCCGACAGCGCCCCCTGGCTCGAGAAACACCACAA GTATTTCGCACTGGGCCTCCTCTACCACTATAATGGCCAGGATGCTGCAGCTGTACAG TTATGGGTGCGGGTGGTGAATGGGGAACTTCAGGACTCTACCAGAACTGACCTGTATGAGTACATTGTGGACTTCCTGAGTTTCTGCTCCAACCTGGACCTGGTCTGGAAATATGCAGATTGGGCCTTGCAGAGAGATCAAACG ATAGGGGTGCAGATCTTTACGAAGCGGCCAGTGGGAAAGAACCAAAGTAAGGACCAGCCTTGCCAGGTGAACCCTGACGATGTTGTCACCTACCTGGGGAAACACAGCCAGGCCCTGCTGCTTTACCTGGAACACCTGGTGCTGGAGAAGCAGATACAG AGAGAGCAGTTCCACACCCAACTGGCACTGTTGTACACCGACAGAGTCCTGTCCGCCCTGAATCAGTCCCCTGGACTGGAGGCACAGCTGGTTGTGGCACGGGACAAGCTGCAGTTCCTGCTGAGAGAGTCCAGCCTTTACCGAGTCCACCTACTCCTGG GTAAGATCCAGCCCTGTGATCAGCTGTTgctggagcaagccacgctcCACGGGAAGCTGGAGGAGCACGACAAGGCGTTACACATCCTGGTGTACCAGCTCAAAAACTTCCCAGCTGCCGAGGACTACTGCGTCTGGGGTTCCGCCTCGCAGGGCCCGGCCTACCGGCAACACCTCTACCACCTCCTCCTCGGGGTCTACCTGGACCTGGACGCTCCCGGCAGAGGCGCCGGCGCCGGTGGCGGGGAGCTTGAGGTGGCAGCGGTGGATCTGCTGAATCGACACGGCGAGTTGTTCGACGCGGTGAGGGTACTGGACCTGATCCCGGAGGGGTGGTCGCTGGAGCTGCTCCGACCGTTCCTCGTACGCGCCCTGCGGGGCACCATGCACGCCCGCCGAACCTCCCAGGTCTCGCTGGGACTGGCCCGGTCCGAGAATCTACAGCTGCAGCACGACCGG CTGAAGCAGCGCGGTGGTCCTGTGCTCCTGTCGGACAAGAAGGGCTGCCACCTGTGCCACAACACCTTCACCGGACCGGACTGCGTGTGTCTGCCCGGCGGGAGGCCCGTACACACGCACTGCGCCGCCGAAAGGGTAGTGCGAGACTCTCCTGCCAAGAGACGACTAGCCAATGCCAGCAACCACACATGA